In Campylobacter showae CSUNSWCD, one genomic interval encodes:
- the nrfD gene encoding NrfD/PsrC family molybdoenzyme membrane anchor subunit — protein MNNMWGSVAQYNEIYWPWPIAVYLFLAGLSAGAMMVALLIKWNYHKKQDGSIWDAMVKAGALVAPITITVGLALLVLDLGKPLSFYWILIKYNFGSVMSIGVALLLLYTPLAYLFAVIIFEEEIEKYKILAILRPISRLIRSFAPLSKIVEMALFGLAIGVGIYTGFLLSAITKLPLWNTPILPILFLTSGFSSGVATNILVGLLCFKHLLNEDNVKYLLVMDLRAVLFEIPLIAILFLGLYFEGGASAVAAKQALSTGQYALIFWIGVVGIGLLTPITIALTALKNHAYRVGYIIANSLVVICGVVMLRYYIVYAGQVFTGA, from the coding sequence ATGAATAATATGTGGGGAAGCGTAGCGCAATATAATGAAATTTACTGGCCGTGGCCGATAGCGGTTTATCTATTTTTGGCGGGCTTGTCCGCAGGCGCGATGATGGTTGCATTGCTGATTAAGTGGAACTACCACAAAAAACAAGACGGCAGCATCTGGGACGCGATGGTAAAGGCAGGCGCTCTAGTAGCTCCTATAACGATTACCGTGGGCCTTGCGCTTTTGGTGCTTGACCTTGGCAAACCGCTTAGCTTTTACTGGATTTTGATTAAGTATAACTTTGGTTCGGTTATGTCTATCGGCGTTGCATTATTGCTGCTTTATACGCCGCTGGCTTACCTTTTTGCGGTGATTATTTTCGAAGAAGAGATAGAAAAGTATAAAATTCTAGCGATTTTACGTCCTATTTCTAGGCTGATTCGTTCTTTTGCGCCGCTTTCAAAGATAGTCGAGATGGCGCTTTTCGGCCTTGCGATCGGCGTGGGTATATATACGGGCTTTTTGCTTAGTGCGATTACGAAGCTTCCGCTTTGGAACACGCCGATTCTGCCGATCTTGTTCCTAACCTCAGGCTTTAGCTCAGGCGTAGCGACGAACATCTTGGTTGGCCTTTTGTGCTTCAAACACCTTCTTAACGAAGACAATGTGAAGTACCTTTTGGTTATGGACTTGCGCGCCGTACTTTTTGAGATACCGCTTATCGCGATACTATTTTTGGGACTATATTTCGAGGGCGGAGCTAGCGCGGTTGCCGCAAAACAAGCTCTAAGCACTGGACAATACGCGTTAATCTTTTGGATAGGCGTTGTTGGCATCGGACTTTTAACGCCTATCACCATAGCGCTAACGGCTCTTAAAAATCACGCTTATAGAGTGGGCTACATCATAGCAAACTCTCTTGTAGTTATCTGCGGCGTCGTGATGCTAAGATACTATATAGTTTATGCCGGTCAAGTTTTCACGGGTGCGTGA
- a CDS encoding 4Fe-4S dicluster domain-containing protein, producing MKKAYRMIHDENLCIGCQACSVACRSENEVPRGVFRLQVHSQIKGKFPNLKTDFSRHSCVMCEDAPCVTVCPTGASFQTAEGIVLLDHSTCVSCKYCILACPYDARYVEPKTGEIGKCTFCFETRVSIGEQPACVTVCPTDALAFGDINDPNSEVSKILNTKSHYYPKAELKTKPKLAMIANRKGGSHE from the coding sequence ATGAAAAAAGCGTATAGAATGATACATGACGAAAACCTCTGCATAGGCTGCCAAGCGTGCTCGGTGGCTTGCAGGAGCGAAAACGAAGTGCCTAGAGGCGTTTTTAGACTTCAAGTCCATTCGCAGATAAAGGGCAAATTTCCAAATTTAAAAACCGACTTTAGCAGACACAGTTGCGTGATGTGCGAGGACGCTCCGTGCGTGACCGTTTGCCCTACGGGAGCTAGCTTTCAGACGGCGGAGGGCATAGTGCTGCTAGATCACTCTACTTGCGTATCTTGCAAATACTGCATCCTAGCCTGTCCTTACGACGCTCGCTACGTCGAACCAAAAACCGGCGAGATAGGCAAATGTACGTTTTGCTTTGAAACTAGAGTAAGCATTGGCGAGCAGCCTGCGTGCGTGACCGTTTGTCCGACCGATGCTTTGGCATTCGGCGATATAAACGATCCAAACAGCGAAGTTAGTAAAATTTTAAATACCAAATCTCACTACTATCCTAAAGCCGAGCTTAAAACCAAACCCAAGCTTGCTATGATAGCTAACCGCAAAGGAGGAAGCCATGAATAA
- a CDS encoding sensor histidine kinase, which yields MFQNLKIPILATFIIMALFIFQSYEIINLSSKDEYSKNMFELLEYEGKIRKALDKNETLPISLTYRYGVFDLKEKQVVSNLDARPSNLKFITRQENGHLFYKTYFSADGEFYYLVLAKKQNAARILFVTALTLAFALVVVFFALYLSFVSGIKPYKDAKKYMNNFFNDAMHELKTPLGIIGINLEMLGLDNKYVTRMRSALKQMQVTYEDTEYYIKRGYILFPPEILNLSEFSLERARYMRGIAMAKNIKIYDFVEPDLQIFMSKIEAGRLIDNNLSNAVKYSREGGIINLRLFEKSGKIVLVVEDEGEGIKDTSKIWKRYVRDEGVQGGFGLGLNIVQSICVKNGVEYGVKSELGKGSVFTYKFSPYSKSLLD from the coding sequence ATGTTTCAAAATCTTAAAATCCCTATTTTAGCCACGTTTATTATCATGGCTTTGTTTATATTTCAAAGCTATGAGATTATAAATTTAAGCTCCAAAGACGAATACTCAAAAAATATGTTCGAGCTACTCGAGTACGAGGGTAAAATCCGCAAAGCGCTCGATAAAAACGAGACTTTGCCTATCTCGCTCACATATAGATACGGCGTTTTTGATCTCAAAGAAAAGCAAGTCGTCTCAAATTTAGACGCGCGCCCGAGCAATTTAAAATTTATCACCCGCCAAGAAAACGGCCATCTTTTTTACAAGACCTATTTTAGCGCGGACGGCGAGTTTTATTATCTCGTGCTAGCCAAAAAGCAAAACGCGGCTAGGATTTTATTCGTCACGGCTCTAACTCTAGCATTTGCGCTCGTGGTCGTATTTTTCGCGCTTTATCTGTCGTTTGTTAGCGGGATAAAGCCGTATAAAGACGCTAAAAAATATATGAATAACTTTTTTAACGACGCGATGCACGAGCTAAAAACGCCGCTGGGCATCATCGGCATAAACCTTGAGATGCTGGGCCTTGATAACAAATACGTCACCCGCATGCGCTCGGCCCTAAAGCAGATGCAAGTTACCTACGAGGACACCGAGTACTACATCAAGCGCGGATACATTTTATTTCCGCCCGAGATTTTAAATTTGAGCGAATTTAGCCTCGAGCGAGCGCGGTATATGCGAGGTATCGCGATGGCGAAAAATATCAAAATTTACGACTTCGTCGAGCCTGATTTGCAAATTTTTATGAGCAAGATAGAGGCGGGCAGACTGATCGATAACAACCTAAGCAACGCCGTAAAATACAGCCGCGAAGGAGGAATAATAAATTTACGCCTTTTTGAAAAAAGCGGCAAAATCGTGCTCGTAGTCGAGGACGAGGGCGAAGGCATAAAAGACACGAGTAAAATTTGGAAACGCTACGTTAGAGACGAGGGCGTGCAGGGCGGCTTTGGACTAGGGCTAAATATCGTGCAAAGTATCTGCGTGAAAAACGGCGTAGAGTACGGCGTTAAAAGCGAACTGGGCAAAGGCAGCGTCTTTACCTACAAATTTTCGCCATACTCAAAAAGCCTGCTTGACTAG
- a CDS encoding cache domain-containing protein, with amino-acid sequence MNKKILLTLAFLVVAGVLAVYKARWDEQTQTENIKKFLDFQTQILNKNIEEEKLSAMTVATLLAQNEHVKKCMSQNNRQMCLETLGKFTKTLSKVPIYENAKFHIHTPEMRSFARSWIPLYNDDLTNFRHLLAEAKNGVAAGIEVGRAGVFIRSVAPIFEDKKMLGSIEVLLDFKHLSDFFAQQGLGLFVLLDASAHSPYQNSSDEGIIEGFHFVNKSYANLNVLPMLKDIKFKSGGFYQTDSHAFTVQPMNDAKGERVGYFVIYFNSDSKERNLAKLGVWFD; translated from the coding sequence GTGAATAAAAAAATACTTCTAACGCTCGCGTTTCTTGTAGTAGCAGGTGTTTTAGCGGTCTATAAGGCGCGCTGGGACGAGCAGACGCAGACGGAAAATATCAAAAAATTTCTCGACTTTCAAACGCAAATTTTAAATAAAAACATAGAAGAGGAAAAACTCTCCGCGATGACCGTTGCGACGCTGCTAGCGCAAAACGAGCACGTGAAAAAATGTATGAGCCAAAATAATCGTCAGATGTGCTTAGAGACGCTTGGCAAATTTACCAAAACGCTAAGCAAGGTGCCGATTTACGAAAATGCCAAATTTCACATCCATACACCTGAGATGAGGAGCTTTGCTAGGAGCTGGATACCGCTATATAACGACGATCTAACGAACTTTCGCCACCTACTAGCCGAGGCTAAAAACGGCGTAGCCGCAGGCATCGAGGTCGGTCGCGCGGGTGTTTTTATCAGATCCGTCGCGCCGATATTTGAGGATAAAAAGATGCTGGGCAGTATCGAAGTGCTGCTTGATTTTAAGCATTTGAGTGACTTTTTCGCACAGCAAGGGCTAGGCCTTTTCGTACTACTCGACGCTAGCGCCCACTCGCCGTATCAAAACAGCAGCGACGAGGGTATCATCGAAGGCTTTCATTTCGTAAATAAGAGCTATGCAAATTTAAACGTCTTGCCGATGCTAAAGGATATAAAATTTAAAAGCGGCGGATTTTATCAGACGGATTCGCATGCCTTTACCGTCCAGCCTATGAACGACGCAAAGGGCGAGCGAGTGGGGTATTTCGTGATTTATTTTAACTCCGACTCAAAAGAGCGAAATTTAGCAAAACTCGGCGTTTGGTTTGACTAG
- a CDS encoding phosphatidylglycerophosphatase A family protein, with the protein MQRLFLTFFGAGLSPKAPGTVGSLAGAVAAYGFLMFLPASTLFLVSICLFLYSINIIDDYEAKTGVHDHGSIVIDEVAGVWLAISISGATAMQFALSVLFFRAFDIIKPSVIGRIDKNVKGGLGVMGDDMVAGLFAGLLSAICYEAVAKIGLDYEWIKFELPFVK; encoded by the coding sequence ATGCAAAGGTTATTTTTAACTTTTTTCGGCGCCGGCCTAAGCCCCAAAGCTCCCGGCACGGTGGGATCGCTGGCTGGCGCGGTCGCGGCGTACGGATTTTTGATGTTTTTGCCCGCTTCCACGCTATTTTTGGTTTCGATTTGTCTTTTTTTGTATAGCATCAATATCATCGACGACTATGAGGCTAAAACCGGCGTGCACGATCACGGCAGTATCGTGATAGACGAGGTTGCTGGCGTTTGGTTGGCGATTTCTATCAGCGGCGCTACGGCGATGCAGTTTGCGCTCTCGGTTCTGTTTTTTAGGGCATTTGATATCATAAAGCCCTCCGTGATCGGCCGCATCGACAAAAACGTAAAAGGCGGGCTAGGCGTGATGGGCGATGATATGGTTGCGGGACTTTTTGCAGGTCTTCTTAGCGCTATTTGTTATGAGGCTGTTGCAAAAATCGGACTTGACTACGAGTGGATTAAATTTGAGTTGCCGTTTGTAAAGTAG
- a CDS encoding response regulator transcription factor produces the protein MKILLLEDDFVYRESVSEYLESLGYEVDEAADGKVACDKIAAGFYHLLILDIKVPHISGHEVIKYAKDIGCETPIMIMTSLVDIDDMAVGYELGCNEYLKKPFELAELKFRVNELMRKYHGRDDKNLIAIDENFSLDTAKKRLKFKGEAVELSTREFAIIECLLFHKNSFVGIERLRAEVWNDKEIDPADVRMHILKIRQKTTPEFIKSARGLGYKIDVSKS, from the coding sequence ATGAAAATTTTACTGCTTGAAGACGACTTCGTATATCGTGAGAGCGTTAGCGAATACCTAGAAAGTCTTGGCTACGAGGTGGATGAGGCTGCCGATGGCAAGGTCGCCTGCGATAAGATAGCGGCGGGCTTTTATCACTTGCTGATCCTTGACATCAAGGTCCCGCATATCAGCGGACACGAGGTGATAAAATACGCCAAAGATATCGGCTGTGAAACGCCCATAATGATAATGACCTCGCTAGTGGATATAGACGATATGGCGGTCGGATACGAGCTGGGCTGTAACGAGTATCTAAAAAAGCCCTTTGAGCTAGCCGAGCTAAAATTTAGAGTAAACGAGCTAATGCGAAAATATCACGGCAGAGACGATAAAAACTTGATCGCTATCGACGAAAACTTTAGCCTCGATACCGCTAAAAAGCGGCTCAAATTTAAAGGCGAAGCGGTTGAGCTAAGTACGAGAGAATTTGCGATCATCGAGTGCTTGCTATTTCATAAAAACAGCTTCGTAGGCATCGAGCGACTACGCGCCGAGGTGTGGAACGACAAGGAAATCGACCCAGCCGATGTGCGCATGCACATACTAAAAATCCGTCAAAAAACGACTCCGGAGTTTATAAAATCAGCGCGCGGACTAGGCTATAAGATAGATGTTTCAAAATCTTAA
- the phsA gene encoding thiosulfate reductase PhsA, with product MDTSRRNFLKASTATGLLAMTYAPGTLGAVGAKALEGGDKTVYSFCEMCSSRCPIEAKVVDGKNVFIQGNGKVSGTATSVCARGGSGHNQLYDPQRIVKPLIRVGERGENKWREAGWDEALDLVAKKMLEIKEKYGPESFVFTAKSSQTHKLMTTFASAYGSPNCFSHFSCCPITYQMVCEHMYGDAKLKRDFGNAKYVVNFGHNLFEGIVIADAKKLAKMAAKEDTKLLVLDPRFSVVASKADEWLPVKPGTDLAFVLALIHTWIKNGTYDKEFIEKFTIGFDKVVEATKDTTPQWQEKITGIPAKTVERIAGEIWKAAPKVIIDFGHNTTTTRAEYIRTRAIMTANAMMGNWEKKGGIFGGKKAKFYNKLIGEELIPEITNPDAAIKVPKVPRIDGAGEDGRNKFVSRSHGVLMEIPQAILSEKPYPVKGWFSIRFNHPINVAGTETTIESLKKLDFIVCSDIYMIDFAIWADVILPESTYLERDEGIEDKSSQKPAYMIRNKVVDPIGDTKNGYDIFRELARRMKIDEQYSANTMDEWRIKQVKGNAELLAELVKKGYVTWKVPGILFREKDSVKEFTKKFPYAQQFVGDDGLMESQVKFKTDSGKIELFSEKVEKQFPGYGCLNAEGMDVFFGEELCLMSGKTPIHTNGHTQNVEFLNDLMSSAPVWIHPNTAKKYGLKDGDKIILQSKTAKEKANVMLTEGIREDTLFVYHGFGHVSAGLKRTNGVGTNQSKLLDPTVIGPVASTMVRNVGVKIIKA from the coding sequence ATGGATACTTCGAGGCGAAATTTCTTAAAAGCATCTACCGCCACGGGCTTGCTTGCGATGACGTATGCGCCCGGTACTTTAGGCGCAGTCGGCGCCAAAGCGCTAGAAGGCGGCGATAAGACCGTTTATAGTTTTTGCGAGATGTGCTCTTCTCGCTGTCCTATCGAGGCCAAGGTCGTGGACGGCAAAAACGTCTTCATCCAAGGCAACGGCAAAGTAAGCGGCACGGCGACTTCCGTGTGTGCAAGGGGTGGCAGCGGGCACAATCAGCTCTACGATCCGCAGCGCATCGTAAAACCGCTCATCAGAGTAGGCGAGCGCGGCGAAAATAAATGGCGCGAGGCGGGCTGGGACGAGGCGCTTGACCTAGTCGCTAAAAAAATGCTAGAAATCAAGGAAAAGTACGGTCCCGAGAGCTTTGTATTTACGGCAAAATCAAGCCAAACGCACAAGCTAATGACGACATTTGCCAGCGCGTATGGTTCACCAAACTGCTTCTCGCACTTCTCCTGTTGCCCTATCACCTATCAGATGGTTTGCGAGCATATGTACGGCGATGCGAAGCTAAAAAGAGACTTCGGCAACGCAAAATACGTCGTAAATTTCGGGCACAATCTCTTTGAAGGCATCGTCATCGCCGACGCTAAAAAGCTAGCTAAAATGGCCGCGAAAGAAGATACCAAGCTGCTGGTTTTAGATCCGCGCTTTAGCGTCGTGGCCTCAAAAGCCGACGAGTGGCTACCGGTAAAACCAGGTACCGATCTGGCCTTCGTTTTGGCGCTCATTCATACTTGGATAAAAAACGGCACTTACGATAAAGAATTTATAGAGAAATTTACGATCGGATTTGATAAAGTCGTAGAGGCGACTAAAGATACCACTCCGCAGTGGCAAGAAAAAATCACGGGCATCCCCGCTAAAACCGTCGAGCGCATCGCGGGCGAAATCTGGAAAGCCGCACCTAAAGTCATCATCGACTTCGGTCACAACACCACTACGACTAGAGCCGAATACATCCGCACCAGAGCCATAATGACGGCAAACGCGATGATGGGCAACTGGGAGAAAAAAGGCGGAATCTTCGGCGGTAAAAAGGCTAAATTTTATAACAAACTAATCGGCGAAGAGCTAATCCCTGAGATTACGAACCCGGACGCCGCGATAAAAGTACCTAAAGTACCTAGAATAGACGGCGCTGGCGAGGACGGACGAAACAAATTCGTCAGCAGAAGCCACGGCGTCTTGATGGAGATCCCGCAAGCCATACTAAGCGAGAAGCCTTATCCCGTAAAAGGCTGGTTTAGCATAAGGTTTAATCACCCGATCAACGTCGCGGGCACGGAAACTACGATAGAGAGCCTAAAAAAGCTTGATTTTATCGTGTGCTCGGATATCTATATGATCGATTTTGCGATATGGGCGGACGTGATACTGCCCGAGAGTACTTACCTTGAGCGCGACGAAGGCATCGAGGATAAGTCGAGTCAAAAACCTGCCTATATGATAAGAAACAAAGTCGTAGATCCTATCGGCGACACCAAAAACGGCTACGATATCTTTAGAGAGCTAGCTCGCAGGATGAAGATAGACGAGCAGTACTCGGCAAACACGATGGACGAGTGGAGAATCAAACAAGTAAAAGGCAACGCCGAGCTGTTGGCGGAGCTAGTTAAAAAAGGCTACGTCACGTGGAAGGTGCCGGGGATTTTGTTTAGAGAAAAAGATAGCGTAAAAGAATTTACGAAAAAATTCCCTTACGCGCAGCAGTTCGTGGGCGACGACGGGCTGATGGAGTCGCAGGTCAAATTTAAAACCGATAGCGGCAAGATCGAGCTCTTTAGCGAAAAGGTCGAAAAGCAGTTTCCGGGATACGGCTGCTTAAACGCCGAGGGCATGGACGTATTTTTCGGCGAGGAGCTTTGCCTAATGAGCGGCAAAACGCCGATACACACCAACGGCCACACGCAAAACGTCGAATTTTTAAACGACTTGATGAGTAGCGCGCCCGTTTGGATACATCCCAATACCGCGAAAAAATACGGACTAAAAGACGGTGATAAGATAATTCTTCAAAGCAAAACCGCGAAGGAAAAGGCAAACGTGATGCTTACCGAGGGCATCAGAGAAGACACGCTTTTCGTCTATCACGGCTTTGGGCACGTGAGCGCGGGACTAAAACGCACGAACGGCGTAGGAACGAATCAAAGCAAGCTGCTAGATCCTACCGTGATCGGTCCCGTCGCCTCCACGATGGTGCGAAACGTCGGCGTCAAGATAATAAAAGCGTAA
- a CDS encoding RBBP9/YdeN family alpha/beta hydrolase, which yields MKKQIYIIHGYDASPQSHWFSWFKEKMRGIAEVEILKMPTPQTPKLTEWLEMMKQNVNLDENSFIIAHSLGTITSLNFLSGFANLPKFGGLVLVSPFDEPIKEFAILDEFCKPQIAYEKIKSAANLIKVIAAKDDYIVPCELSLKVAQNLGVAPDIFEKGGHFLGADGFSEFEFILNLFKLKDEKLS from the coding sequence ATGAAAAAGCAAATTTATATCATTCACGGCTACGACGCTTCGCCGCAAAGCCACTGGTTTTCTTGGTTTAAAGAAAAGATGCGCGGCATTGCCGAGGTGGAAATTTTAAAGATGCCAACCCCGCAAACGCCAAAGCTAACCGAGTGGCTAGAGATGATGAAGCAAAACGTAAATTTAGACGAAAATTCATTTATCATCGCTCACAGCCTGGGCACGATAACTAGCCTAAATTTTCTTAGCGGTTTTGCAAATTTGCCCAAATTCGGCGGTCTAGTTCTCGTCTCGCCATTTGACGAGCCGATTAAGGAATTTGCGATTTTGGATGAGTTTTGCAAGCCGCAAATCGCCTACGAAAAGATAAAATCAGCGGCGAATTTAATAAAAGTAATAGCCGCAAAAGACGACTATATCGTGCCTTGCGAACTTAGCCTAAAGGTAGCGCAAAATTTAGGCGTCGCGCCCGATATATTTGAAAAAGGCGGACACTTTTTGGGTGCGGACGGTTTTAGCGAATTTGAGTTTATATTAAATTTATTTAAACTTAAAGACGAAAAATTATCATAA
- the ccsA gene encoding cytochrome c biogenesis protein CcsA, translating into MSELKSLFFSMTSAVVLLVIFAIGSGAATLIESYYDTKSAWAAVYGASWFALVQVLLGINLAYNIFRYNLLRKEKLPVLIFHVSFLFMLLGAAMTRYLGFEGNIHIRENETSNAVFGSVSRIEIAAEKDGQIYSNSIPKQITSVGSNDFNLPLEIAGKKANLTFEGYYKKAETEYYEAEKGEPLVRLAVSSPDSKEEISLQAGETREVGGVSFAFDAQPLLENFVKIELKEGKFYLTSNQNIGYFTMATNEKGEYEKDKATEFLPMQLYTVTDVNFVPKSLLTKAAKRVVSKNGEYDALVANLTFDGQTQQLMLYENSYIPAKAKIDGVLFNVYWGSKMVELPFSLKLEDFELKRYPGSNSPMSYSSDVIVEDSRTGNYPYKIYMNHVLDHDGYRFFQSSYDQDELGTVLSVNRDPGKIPTYIGYFLLGLGLFFNVVNPRSRFRKLAKMINEDAVKKVASFALIACFAAFAPSKTYAADNARNIDANHAKELSTLIIQSADGRMKPFDTVAREILNKIHRGDTLDGLNANQAILSIMVNAPYWRNVPIIYVGNKELKKLIGIDEKAKYASFNDFFTNEKDGKSIYKLAKFAEAANRKTPGERGTFDKDLQKVDERLNILYMVFVGEVFTMFPRIDDPNNTWYAPASAMMYLPKNESEPIGRMLRGYFTSVAEATENNNWRRANQALAEIKTYQQEHGKAVMPGEKRIEMELFFNEYKIFESLTPIYLLTGLGLLCFVFAKMARPKLNIKWLFSIVYGVNILAFLLHTFGIGIRWYIAEHAPWSNAYESMVYIAWALSLSGLVFSRQSPIAMALTSILAGVTLFVAHLSWMDPQITTLVPVLQSYWLTIHVSVITASYGFLGLCSLLGMFTLVLFVIQGGKEHKEISRNILEATRINEMAMILGLSLLTMGNFLGGVWANESWGRYWGWDSKETWALVSILVYAAVLHIRFIPKLNSQYAFAVTSMFAYWSIIMTYFGVNFYLSGMHSYAAGEPIPVPTFVWIGALLMVLIAVLAYFRKPDKTIKL; encoded by the coding sequence TTGAGCGAGTTAAAATCCCTATTTTTCAGTATGACGTCGGCCGTCGTGCTACTTGTTATATTTGCTATCGGTAGCGGCGCAGCGACGTTAATAGAAAGCTACTACGACACAAAAAGCGCGTGGGCGGCGGTTTATGGAGCGAGTTGGTTTGCTTTGGTACAGGTGCTTTTAGGCATAAATTTAGCTTACAATATTTTTAGATACAACCTTTTAAGAAAAGAAAAACTACCCGTTTTGATATTTCACGTTAGCTTTTTGTTTATGCTTCTTGGCGCAGCGATGACGCGATATCTTGGCTTTGAGGGCAATATCCACATCAGAGAAAACGAAACCTCAAATGCGGTATTTGGATCCGTATCCAGGATAGAAATCGCCGCAGAAAAAGATGGTCAAATTTACTCAAACTCGATCCCAAAACAAATCACTTCCGTCGGTTCAAACGATTTTAACTTACCTCTTGAAATCGCGGGCAAAAAAGCAAATTTAACCTTTGAAGGATACTATAAAAAGGCCGAAACAGAGTACTACGAAGCGGAAAAAGGCGAGCCGCTGGTTAGGCTTGCGGTCTCAAGCCCAGACTCAAAAGAAGAAATAAGCCTGCAAGCTGGCGAAACTCGCGAGGTGGGTGGCGTTAGCTTTGCATTCGACGCGCAGCCGCTACTTGAAAATTTCGTCAAAATCGAGCTAAAAGAGGGCAAATTTTATCTAACTTCTAACCAAAACATCGGCTACTTTACGATGGCAACAAACGAAAAAGGCGAGTACGAAAAAGACAAAGCGACCGAGTTTTTACCGATGCAGCTCTATACGGTCACAGACGTAAATTTCGTACCTAAATCATTGCTAACCAAAGCTGCCAAGCGAGTCGTGAGCAAAAACGGCGAATACGACGCATTGGTGGCAAATTTGACGTTTGACGGCCAGACGCAGCAGCTCATGCTCTACGAAAACAGCTACATACCGGCTAAAGCTAAGATTGACGGCGTACTTTTCAACGTTTACTGGGGTTCAAAGATGGTCGAGCTTCCATTTTCATTAAAACTTGAGGACTTCGAGCTTAAGCGCTATCCGGGATCAAATTCGCCGATGAGCTACTCTAGCGACGTCATCGTCGAGGACTCTAGGACCGGAAACTACCCGTATAAAATTTACATGAACCACGTACTAGATCACGACGGATATAGATTTTTTCAAAGCAGTTACGACCAGGACGAGCTAGGCACCGTACTATCGGTAAACCGCGATCCGGGTAAAATTCCGACCTACATCGGCTACTTTTTGCTAGGACTGGGGCTATTTTTCAATGTCGTAAATCCTCGCTCACGCTTTAGAAAACTAGCTAAAATGATAAACGAAGACGCCGTTAAAAAAGTCGCGAGCTTTGCCCTAATAGCATGTTTTGCGGCATTTGCCCCAAGCAAAACATACGCGGCCGATAACGCTAGAAATATCGACGCAAACCATGCAAAAGAACTCTCTACGCTAATCATCCAAAGCGCCGATGGCAGGATGAAGCCTTTTGATACCGTTGCTAGAGAAATTTTAAACAAAATCCATCGCGGCGATACATTAGACGGCCTAAACGCAAACCAAGCCATACTTTCGATTATGGTAAATGCTCCGTATTGGCGCAACGTGCCGATAATCTACGTCGGAAATAAAGAACTAAAAAAACTAATCGGTATAGACGAAAAGGCCAAATACGCAAGCTTTAACGACTTTTTTACAAATGAAAAAGACGGCAAAAGCATCTACAAACTAGCCAAATTTGCTGAAGCAGCAAACCGCAAAACACCTGGCGAACGCGGTACGTTCGATAAAGACTTACAAAAAGTAGACGAGCGTCTAAATATACTTTATATGGTATTTGTCGGCGAAGTCTTTACGATGTTTCCAAGAATAGACGACCCGAATAATACGTGGTACGCGCCGGCTTCAGCTATGATGTATCTTCCTAAAAACGAAAGTGAGCCGATCGGCAGGATGCTAAGAGGCTATTTTACTAGCGTTGCCGAAGCTACCGAAAACAACAACTGGCGCCGAGCAAATCAGGCTCTAGCCGAGATAAAAACCTATCAACAAGAACACGGCAAAGCAGTCATGCCTGGCGAAAAACGCATCGAGATGGAGCTGTTTTTTAACGAATATAAAATTTTCGAGTCGCTAACGCCGATATATCTCTTGACTGGACTTGGGCTTTTATGTTTCGTGTTTGCTAAAATGGCAAGGCCTAAATTAAATATCAAATGGCTATTCAGCATCGTTTACGGCGTAAATATTTTAGCGTTTTTACTGCATACTTTCGGCATCGGCATACGCTGGTATATCGCCGAGCACGCCCCATGGAGCAATGCCTACGAGTCAATGGTCTACATTGCTTGGGCGCTTAGCTTATCAGGTCTCGTATTCTCTCGTCAAAGCCCGATAGCAATGGCGCTAACCTCAATTTTAGCAGGAGTTACGCTATTTGTCGCGCACCTCAGCTGGATGGATCCACAGATCACCACTCTAGTGCCCGTACTTCAGAGCTACTGGCTAACGATCCACGTATCGGTTATCACGGCTAGCTACGGATTTTTAGGACTTTGCTCGCTGCTGGGTATGTTTACGCTCGTGCTTTTTGTCATACAAGGCGGCAAAGAGCATAAGGAAATTTCGCGAAATATCCTAGAAGCCACGCGCATAAACGAGATGGCGATGATACTAGGTCTTAGCCTGCTTACGATGGGCAACTTCCTAGGCGGCGTTTGGGCGAACGAGAGTTGGGGTCGCTACTGGGGCTGGGATAGCAAAGAGACGTGGGCGCTGGTTTCTATTCTCGTTTACGCAGCGGTTTTGCACATCAGATTTATCCCTAAACTAAACAGCCAGTACGCATTTGCCGTGACTTCGATGTTTGCTTATTGGTCAATCATAATGACCTATTTTGGCGTAAACTTCTACCTAAGCGGCATGCACTCGTACGCTGCGGGTGAGCCGATACCGGTGCCTACTTTCGTATGGATAGGCGCGCTTTTGATGGTTTTGATCGCCGTTTTGGCATATTTTAGAAAACCAGATAAAACAATAAAACTATAA